The genomic stretch TAAACCAATTTAACAAGGAAGTAATCAAGGTCCAACCAATTGAAATGTTAGTCTGATGTAAAACATACTACACCTAGATGCATATTAATCTCATAACCAATTTCTTTTTAGTATCGATTATAGCTCaaaatttgacagcatattcaaGAGAGAGGCTTGATGAATAAATCCAATTCCTATATTTTCCCAAAACTAGGCCCAAATAACCCAATCATTCAAAAAAGAGCGAAGTTATACACCAGCATTGTTTCAGAATCTCAACTGCGTGAGCTATCATCATCAGAAGATTGAGATAAGCATCTTTTCTGTTTGGGCATTAAATGATGATTCATTAAAAATTGGCCAACTTCAGCCTTAGCGAACAGAGCTTCTTTGACCCTAATCTCAGCGTTAATCCTCGAGATAACGGCAGCATTGTTGATAGACTCAAAAGCAATGGAAGCAGCGGCGAGCAACTGTTTAGCCAAATGTAGGTTGATCTGGACGGGTTCAGCGCGAGGAAGGTTGAAAAAGGTGAAATTAGGGTTGGAACAGGGAGGGCACAAGTAATGAGCAGGAGCAGGAGCAGCAACATCACATGAGAGGTGGACGATGGAAGGGCATTTGAAGCAATGGAGACGGAGACGAGGAGGAGGAGGGTTGTTGTTGAGGAAGACTTCGAAGCAGATAGGACAGAAGGAACCAGGGTGCGCCGCCAGTACGCAGGCGGTGCAGAGGCGGCGGTGGAGACCTCTGTAGGGAAGAAGGTGGAGGATGAGAGGTTGCCGGGCGGTGCAAACCTCACAACATCCAGACTGCTGCTGCATGGATCCGACCCTCACTTTCTTTTCATCTGCTCCGGCTGCAGCTCTATTTAGGGTTGAATTACTTATACTTAAATATATGTCACTAAGAGTAGCAAATAGCCCAAATTTATTTGACTTGCTTAATCTGTTCAAGTTCGGAGTCTGATTGGACTGGACATATTTTTCGTTGTTAAAtgagatttttacctatctataccatatatcaaacttTATTATcaaaaatgttcataatttgttatttatccgtgtagtccacacttttactacaaattatataccaatccaaaaataggtAGATTTTGCCATAAAAAATGCGCTAAAATGAAGGCACCAGATCTGCGTGTGATTCTGTCAACATCAAATTAGAATTGCTGCGtaattctctccttcctcaacGGAAAGAGATCTCTCTTCTCTCACTCAACTACAATTCTCAAAAAACGCAAGCTACTGAAGCTCCAGTAATCAAACGAAAAGGAGATTtctgttcttcatcttcatcttcatctgttcttccatttattttccaccattgatagccattaaaaagcttgaaagctttgaattcaaatttgggttttcaaaaatcattatttgtttggattgaatattgttgtaaataattcggaatatgtttaggagtttatatctcaattttgaggggttttggtgaagattagacttgattttgactgaattttagattgaaactcgaagaagaagaagaagaagaagaagacgtatttccagaaattgtagataaattgtagttaaattgtagaattgtagataaattgtagataaattgtagatgaattgtagattgggaagactaaaacttctacaaatcttctacaattatgtcgaaaatgccaattatgctacaattgaaatgagaatttggatattaaaattcaatgtatctattttgtagatatcttgtagataaattgtagattatttgtattctgattgtagatgcattattttctgttttcacaaatccaaaacgactaaagcttctacaaaatcttctgcaaaaaacagtctacaatttatctacaatttttctaatttgactacaaaatatctacaaattctggaaatatgtcttcttcttcttcttcttcttcgaatttcAATCGACTGTGTTAACCAGTAACCTTCAACCACTGCCCAAAAAAAAATAGGTCAAAGAATTTCGAACTCTCTGCCATTATTATTTCCAGTGGGAATTCAAGCGGTTGGATCAAAGAATTTAAAATTTTCTTGTGAATCTGAAAATATGATATTCTTCGACGGTGGTGGGCAGTTGGGGATGATCAACGACAGGAAGCATAGGAGTATCGTGAgttgtgtgtgtgttgtgaacttgagatgaaaggaaagagaaagtgggaagatagtcctataattatgcctaatataaatgaacccttaattatatccctaatttgaattatggtatagaaatggtaatttggtatgcttaaatgtaataaatacaaaccttaaacattgagggtaataagatttgatatatggtatagataggtaaaaatcccttgtTAAATTAGCATCTGATTTATTTTGGACTAAATATATAGCCCAAATTTTACCCATAAAAACAAAAGGAGAAAATTTCACTTTATACCTATTAATTTTACACTATTTACCTTTTAATGTTCAGGCCAAAATTATTTAGTTCTCCTACCCATGCGGTCCAAACTACTTACCCGGCTCATGCATTAGCTTATTCCCCTCATTTATGCCTCAGTTAACTCTATTTCACCCAactatttctttcatttcaaaaatCTCATAGCCAAACCATGAGAAATCATATTTCACACAGCAGTTACTGATTTGACTTGtgaatttttcttcaaattttgttTCTATCTTCAATATTATTGTACATGAGTTTCACTCCAAAATCCTCTTTCTatattagtattttttttttgtatttatttatatttctGAACCCATGTGTTGGTGCAGTTATATATTCTCTGATTTTTTTGTGTGTATGAAGATCCACCATTGATGATCTTGAAGCTCCtgtatttaaaattttattttaaagatttattgtttgatTCGATGTGGGtgctataaaatattaattatggTACCTTCAAGTAAGCTTTCCGGATCTGAATTTTTATGTGTATTTGAATATTCACCATTGTTGGGCTTGAAgctcttgaatttaaaatttttattttaaagatttcttgtttgattcaaagtgggTGCTGTTAAATATTGCTTATGGTACCTTCTGGAAGTTCATATTGAAATTTTATAGCATTTGGagctgatttgaggtgattgagatcaaaattttcagctgaaaatcgaagaagaacacaaCTACATTATACCGCTATGGTTTACAATATGTTGTcgtagtatatagctatactgcaACAGTATACTATTGTAGTTTATAATATAATGCAACGGTATATTGTAATAATCGAAGAACGCAGTTACCTAACAGTATACCGCTgcagtatacaatatactataggagtatatagttatactgcaacagtatactattatagtatacaattgtttaccttgaaaatggtaattacaattaaatttgattttatggttctaaaaatacgtcatctatttttatgctagttgttaggaagtagatgctaagtatgagactagaaaaataagataagaacttgaaaatagTACATTTAGGCAAACCGAGCGGCTGAGAATCGGGGCTTCGAGCCTAATTATGCGGGGCTTCGAGGTCGAGCTCGACATTGAGCTATGGGCAGCCGATGAAGGGCTAACAATATTGAGAGCTTTGTTGAAAGCTCTTTATGGTCAATaatgagaaataaatgaagaacaataaatagaacacaataaatgtaagcagtaaatagtgaaatcaagagaatatgtttaaATTAGACAGTAGAGAGAATGTtattgtattgaatgttgtaagTAGTATCTCATCGTGTGTGCAAAAAACAATAAAGGTCCCATTTATATAGGAggagggaatcccaacatagta from Nicotiana sylvestris chromosome 12, ASM39365v2, whole genome shotgun sequence encodes the following:
- the LOC138868084 gene encoding uncharacterized protein gives rise to the protein MQQQSGCCEVCTARQPLILHLLPYRGLHRRLCTACVLAAHPGSFCPICFEVFLNNNPPPPRLRLHCFKCPSIVHLSCDVAAPAPAHYLCPPCSNPNFTFFNLPRAEPVQINLHLAKQLLAAASIAFESINNAAVISRINAEIRVKEALFAKAEVGQFLMNHHLMPKQKRCLSQSSDDDSSRS